The following is a genomic window from Prunus persica cultivar Lovell chromosome G7, Prunus_persica_NCBIv2, whole genome shotgun sequence.
CTGTGGATTATCCAGATGGATGGTAATACTGATTTCCTAGTGTTGTATTTTTCAGATGACCCATACGGTGGTCCACCACATCGGTGGCAACAAAATCTTCCTCCTGCAGAGCATGTAGTCACAATGATGCCAAAGCCATCTCCTCCACCAGCTCCAGCATCACGTCCGCCATACTCACCACAGAGTGTtcccccaccaccaccaccacctttcACAAGCAGCAGTGGAGGTTCTGGTTCCAATTATTCAGGGGGTGAAACTCCACTCCCACCGCCTCCACCAGGCTATACCTTGGGTTTCTCTAAAAGCACATTTACATATGAGGAACTAGCATTAGCAACAGAAGGCTTCTCAGATTCCAATCTCCTTGGACAAGGTGGATTTGGATATGTACACAAAGGAGTCCTTCCGAATGGGAAGGAAGTGGCAGTCAAGCAGCTAAAAGCTGGAAGTGGGCAAGGGGAACGTGAATTCCAGGCAGAAGTTGAAATTATTAGCCGTGTACATCACAGACATCTTGTTTCACTGGTTGGGTATTGCATGACTGGATCGGAGAGACTACTTGTTTATGAATTTGTTCCAAATAATACCATGGAGTTCCACTTACAtggcaagttttttttttcccgcaCACATGATTGAGTTTATGATGATAAACAcctttattttaatcaaaagtAAAACAATGAATTTAAATAGTCAAGTTGATAGACTGTCGCTTGATTGTTATACGGTGAACTCTCATCATTAGTGTTATGATTTTCCATCTGCGAATGTGAAGTATGCGTCTATAGAATTTAGGTTATGATTAGGTGATATTTACCATTATAATGTTGGTTCATACTTCTGGTTACAAGGATCTGATAGACTGTTCGTATTGCAGGAAAAGGACGACCTACCATGGATTGGCCCACCAGACTGAAAATTGCTTTAGGATCTGCAAAAGGACTAGCATATCTTCACGAGGATTGTAAGCTCTCTGTGTCCGTGCACACACAGAAATGCACTTGAAAAAGAATCACTTTAAATAGTATTTGACATCATAACTTCAGATTTTTGATTGTAATAATCTGTACATGCATGCAGGTCATCCTAAAATCATTCATCGTGATATCAAAGCAGCTAATATACTTTTGGATTTCAAGTTTGAGGCGAAGGTATGGACTGTCAATCGATTTTCTTATGGCTTTCCAAAATTTACAATTCTTAAAATTAATGTTAGTTCCTGAATGGCAAGTTGTTGGCTGCCTGAGTTTTGTTCTTCTTGATATATGGCCGGCTATTACTCAGCCTTGGAAAGTTGGTgcttaaattattttgaatgAGATATATTACGCTCAAATTTGATCAGTTCTAGGTGATTATATTAAAGTTTATTGGTTGTGATCATGTCAAGGAGTGTTTAGATTGAGATTCACCATCTTTGTCACAGGTTGCGGATTTTGGACTTGCCAAGCTGTCCTCTGATGTTAATACTCACGTTTCCACCCGAGTGATGGGAACTTTTGGGTAAGACCCATTtctttcatattaaaattgcCAGTGGAATTTGATATCATTATGATTTTCGTTTGAGATTGACCCAAAATAGGactaggatttttttttgtttccatcTCTTCCAAAATGTCTGTTGCTATGCTTGAGCTGATTCTCTCTTTCTAGTTATTGTTTTTCATAGAACATATTTATTGCATGATTGTGTTGAACACCCAAACTGTATGCAATCATATGTGTATGGTCATGCTGTCAATCCTTGTTGCTTTGCTATGATTGAGAGGTCTCAGGTTCTCAAGATTGTTGTGAATGTTGTTTGGTGTGATGACGAGATGTTCATCCTAGTTTAGCGTGTCTAAATGATCCATCGTGATATATCTGCATTGCTTAGTATATATCTACACTTATTATTCATGTTCTTACCTGCTCGCTACCTTCAGGTATCTGGCTCCAGAATATGCTTCAAGTGGAAAACTCACAGACAAGTCAGATGTTTTCTCCTTTGGGGTTATGCTTTTGGAGTTGATTACTGGACGCCGGCCTGTTGATGCATCTCAAACTTTCATGGAGGATAGTTTAGTAGACTGGGTGAGTGATAACTTGCTTTGTCTGTGAACACTGCTTTCTTGATCAAGATTTCCCCCTTTTGGCTTTTAtcatttgggttttgggttgcTAGAGTATCATTGGTACTTATAGAGAGCATGTTGTGGCATTGCAGGCAAGGCCTGTGTTAACTCGAGCgctagaagaaagaaactttgATGGACTGGTTGATCCTAAGCTGCAGAATAGTTTTGACCCCAATGAGATGGCTCGCATGGTTGCTTGTGCTGCAGCTTGTGTACGTCATTCTGCACGGCGTCGGCCTCGAATGAGTCAGGTAAATTTTCTTCAGTAAGAGCTTAAGCTTTCACATTCCTCGTGTGCTGATGCAAGTTCATATCCTTTGTATGTGCAATTATTGAAGTGTCTTCTGACCAATTTTTACTTGATACATGCAGGTTGTCCGTGCTTTAGAGGGAGATGTGTCTTTGTCTGATCTCAATGAAGGAATCAGGCCCGGGCAGAGCAATGTCTATAGTTCATATGGGAGCTCAGACTATGACACAAGCCAGTACAAAGAGGACATGAAAAAATTCAGGAAGATGGCACTGGGAAGCCAGGAGTATGGTGGTAGCAGCGAGTATAGTGCACCCACCAGTGAGTATGGCTTGTACCCGTCTGGCTCAAGCAGCGGTGAAGGCCAAAGCCGCCTAACAACCCGAGAAATGGAGatgggaaggattaagaacagTAAAGGTTTTAGTGGAACCTCTTGACACAGCCAATGCACAAATTTTCCTGTAAAAAGCTACCCCCCCAATATTCTTACATTgatttcaagaacaaagtgTTTATCACCAATtatgtctatttttttttttcatccatTTGAACTATCGGTTTTACAGTGTACTTAGGAGCGCTTATACAATAGTAAACAAATAATCTTATccaattcttttatttgtggcttaatctttcttcttttacatATTAAGCACCACATGAACATGCGTGCATGTTTTTTGAATGATGGTTTTTGGTTccatttacttttctaaaaGGTTTGCTCAAATTCTGTTCATCATGAAAGGCAAACAGAGCCAATTTTTCCAACCCTAGTGGCTAATGGTGTCGCGGCCCGCATGTCCAACACAGAAAAGGCTGTATATCTCTGACAAAGTCAAATAAagtctttatctttttttggttgaagaagaagaaaatgccGACCAGCCCATGCTCCTTGGCTGCTCGTGCTGTCTTGCACAtgcccccttttttttttaatgacccTCATCAGTTGGTGGGGACTGGGAATAGGGGACCTCTCTGCTAGTTCGAATTTGGCAAAATACAACTCTGTTCATAACAAAAATCCTCGAATTTTAATCAAGTACATCGGAAATTTGAATGAAGAACACTATTAATTTGTATGtacaaaaatttgatttgacttttttttttttcctttttttccttttaaatatttttggccgtcgtttgttttccaaggaagtataaatgaagaaaagaatatgaatttgaatgttttacgTTTGTTTTCGAAATTCTTGTCTGATACTCATCATTACCACGAATACAAATTGActataaaatccaaaaattcttCTATCAAACCTTGACAGATACAAAATCGTTTCCTGTGGTGCAGACAACAAGACTCTTGAATTAGTGAGGTGATGTTACAAAGAAATCCTCTGGTAGGTGTGACAGTATTATAAGAACAATGCTACAAGAGATCAAAggcctcattaaaaaaaaatagggctACTAATCATCCGGAACTATAGATTAGAAAACCGGCCAGAGCCAGATCCTTTCCTTCGCCGCCGTCGTTTCTGTCGAATTCTCCAAAAGCTCAAAACTAACAAAATACC
Proteins encoded in this region:
- the LOC18771393 gene encoding proline-rich receptor-like protein kinase PERK1, which encodes MSSPPPGTTPAPSSPPATNTTTPPAAPAPSSPPPPSTPSAPPPSTPSAPPPSTPSAPPPSTPSAPPPATPSSPPPPSSTTPTTPSTTPPPASSASPPPPSSSSSRSPPPPTSSGTTPSTRSPPPPKSVSPPSPPSSNLDSGVIIGIAIGAVAIFAVLTIFCIFCTKKKKRRRRDDENYYIPPPPPPGPKDDPYGGPPHRWQQNLPPAEHVVTMMPKPSPPPAPASRPPYSPQSVPPPPPPPFTSSSGGSGSNYSGGETPLPPPPPGYTLGFSKSTFTYEELALATEGFSDSNLLGQGGFGYVHKGVLPNGKEVAVKQLKAGSGQGEREFQAEVEIISRVHHRHLVSLVGYCMTGSERLLVYEFVPNNTMEFHLHGKGRPTMDWPTRLKIALGSAKGLAYLHEDCHPKIIHRDIKAANILLDFKFEAKVADFGLAKLSSDVNTHVSTRVMGTFGYLAPEYASSGKLTDKSDVFSFGVMLLELITGRRPVDASQTFMEDSLVDWARPVLTRALEERNFDGLVDPKLQNSFDPNEMARMVACAAACVRHSARRRPRMSQVVRALEGDVSLSDLNEGIRPGQSNVYSSYGSSDYDTSQYKEDMKKFRKMALGSQEYGGSSEYSAPTSEYGLYPSGSSSGEGQSRLTTREMEMGRIKNSKGFSGTS